The Trueperaceae bacterium genomic interval GCCGCCCCCTACCATCCCCAGCTTGAGCGGACGTGCCGGCTCCCTGATCACGCCTTCTCCTTCTCGAAGGCCGCGTCGAAAGCGACCGCGGAGGGCTCGAAGTCGAGCTGCGAGACGAAGGCGGCCGATTCGCGGGCCCCGTGCACCCGGTCCATGCGGCCGTCCTCCCACTCGACGGAGAGGGGTCCCGAGTAACCGATGTCGTTGAGGGCGACGATTATCTCCTCGAAGTCGATGTCCCCCCGACCCACGGAGCGGAAGTCCCAGTAGCGGCGGGCGTCACCGAAGCTGGTGTGACCGCCGAAGACCCCCGTGCTCCCGTCGCCGCGGCCCCACCAGACGTCCTTCATGTGGACGTGGAAGATGCGCCCGCTGAAGCGGCGGATGAAGGCGACGTAATCGACTCCCTGGTAGCCGAGGTGCGACGGATCGTAGTTGAAGCCGAAGCGGGGATGGTGCTTCACGGCTTCGAGCGCCCGCTCGGCCGAGGCGATGTCGAAGGCGATCTCGGTCGGATGCGCCTCGAGGGCGAAATTCACCCCGGCGTCCTCGAAGGCGTCGAGGATAGGCAGCCAGCGGTCGGCGAAGTCACGGAATCCTGCATCCCAGTAGTCCTGGGTGGTGGGCGGGAAGGCGTAGAGCGAGTGCCAGATCGAGGACCCGGTGAAGCCGGTGACTACGTTCACCCCTAACCGCGCCGCAGCGCGGGCGGTGTCGATCATCTCCTGGGCGGCCCGCTGCCGCACCCCTTCGGGATCGCCGTCACCCCACACGTGCTCGGGCAGGATCGCCTGGTGGCGGGCATCGATCCTGTCGCACACCGCCTGACCCACGAGGTGATTGCCTATCGCCAGGCACTCGAGTCCGTTGCGATGGAGTATCTCGAGCTGGCGATCGACGTAGCCATCCTCGGTCAGGGCCCGACGCACCTCGAAGTGGTCTCCCCAGCAGGCCAGTTCGAGCCCGTCGTAGCCCATCTCTTTCGCCAGAGGGGCCAGACGTGCGAGGGGCAGGTCTGCCCACTGGCCGGTGAAGAGGGTTACTGGTCTTGCCATCCGTACCTCCTTGAACGAGCGGCTCGGGACGCTGGGCATCCCGAGCCGGAAACGTTGCTCAAGCGTTGGCGGCGTATGCCGCCGGAACTCCTGCTTCGGTCAGAAGGGCGAGTTGGGGAAGTAGTACCGCTCGGCGTTCTCCGGCGTGATGAGCACGGCGTCGAGGATGTACTCGCCCAGCAGCGGCGCGTCGTAGGCGAAGTGCTGCGCTGTGACCTGCATGGCCGTGGCGATCATCGCCGGCGGGTAGAGGACGTCGACCGGCACGGTCTCGTCACCCTCCATGACGCGCTTGATCATCTCCTTCATGCCGGCGCCGCCGACTACGAACATCTCGTCGGTGCGGCCGGCCTGACGCAGCGCCTCGAGCACCCCGATGGCGATGTCGTCATCCTGCGCCCAGACCGCGTCGATTTCGGGGAAGCGGGTGAGGAAGTCCTGCATCACCACGAAGCCGTCGTCTCGGTTCCAGTTGGCGTAGGCCGA includes:
- a CDS encoding sugar phosphate isomerase/epimerase; protein product: MARPVTLFTGQWADLPLARLAPLAKEMGYDGLELACWGDHFEVRRALTEDGYVDRQLEILHRNGLECLAIGNHLVGQAVCDRIDARHQAILPEHVWGDGDPEGVRQRAAQEMIDTARAAARLGVNVVTGFTGSSIWHSLYAFPPTTQDYWDAGFRDFADRWLPILDAFEDAGVNFALEAHPTEIAFDIASAERALEAVKHHPRFGFNYDPSHLGYQGVDYVAFIRRFSGRIFHVHMKDVWWGRGDGSTGVFGGHTSFGDARRYWDFRSVGRGDIDFEEIIVALNDIGYSGPLSVEWEDGRMDRVHGARESAAFVSQLDFEPSAVAFDAAFEKEKA